The proteins below are encoded in one region of Apium graveolens cultivar Ventura chromosome 4, ASM990537v1, whole genome shotgun sequence:
- the LOC141721627 gene encoding universal stress protein PHOS32-like, which translates to MHPHKNPNPNSSITDSDLPLLASIKVKSSSPRFPPPTTPHATETPTANAQRKIGIAVDLSDESAFAVKWSVHHYLRPGDAVILLHVRPTSVLYGADWGSVDLTLTDEESQQKLEDDFDTFTTTKSADVAQPLVDAKIPFKIHIVKDHDMKERLCLEVERLGLSAVIMGSRGFGATKRGSDGRLGSVSDYCVRHCVCPVVVVRYPDEKDDPAAVIEPVVSVATAMDDDEDDADEAGKDTQVTSKQGV; encoded by the coding sequence ATGCATCCCCACaagaaccctaaccctaattcatCAATCACCGACTCTGATCTCCCTCTTCTCGCTTCGATCAAAGTCAAATCTTCCTCTCCACGCTTTCCTCCACCTACTACTCCTCACGCCACCGAAACTCCCACCGCCAACGCCCAACGCAAGATCGGCATCGCCGTCGATCTCTCCGACGAGTCCGCCTTCGCTGTCAAATGGTCCGTCCATCACTATCTCCGTCCTGGTGACGCCGTTATTCTCCTCCACGTTCGTCCTACTTCTGTTCTCTATGGTGCTGATTGGGGCTCTGTTGACTTGACTTTAACTGATGAGGAGTCTCAGCAGAAGTTAGAGGATGATTTCGATACTTTTACGACTACGAAGTCTGCTGATGTGGCGCAGCCGTTAGTCGATGCGAAGATTCCGTTTAAGATACATATTGTTAAGGATCATGATATGAAGGAGAGGCTTTGTTTGGAAGTTGAGAGGTTAGGATTGAGTGCTGTCATTATGGGGAGCCGTGGATTTGGTGCCACGAAACGCGGGAGTGATGGAAGGTTGGGGAGTGTCAGTGATTATTGTGTTAGGCATTGTGTTTGTCCTGTTGTTGTTGTTAGGTATCCCGATGAGAAGGATGATCCTGCTGCTGTGATCGAGCCGGTTGTTTCGGTTGCTACTGCTAtggatgatgatgaggatgatgCGGATGAAGCTGGAAAAG